A window of Ignavibacteriales bacterium contains these coding sequences:
- a CDS encoding acetylxylan esterase, with protein sequence MTDFDPVTQDNPNANSKFPSSLSPAVFISGGSKVLGTMFITSGEGLHPTVLLLTGFPGNEVNYDIAHMLQRQGFNVFTFYSRGSWGSEGEFSWKNLIEDIPAAVTFLKDNLCREKFQVDKNRIVFVGYSMGGFSALLNSIQFDDIKNVCAIAPFNFGMFGQLLTMTEEIKKNSSERMLRAKDFVNCPSPEKLLDELIQHKNDWDLINHAEKLSQKNLLIISAKNDTTAPIELHHKPVVGALKLANSNVKDFILEAGHSFSEKRIQLMRLISDWVNQIKF encoded by the coding sequence ATGACAGATTTTGATCCTGTAACTCAAGATAACCCTAATGCCAATTCTAAATTTCCATCATCATTATCCCCAGCTGTTTTTATTAGCGGCGGATCAAAAGTTTTAGGTACAATGTTTATTACCTCCGGTGAAGGACTGCATCCAACTGTTTTGCTCTTAACCGGTTTCCCGGGCAATGAAGTGAATTACGATATTGCACACATGCTTCAGCGCCAGGGATTTAATGTGTTCACGTTTTATAGCCGCGGTTCATGGGGAAGTGAAGGTGAATTTTCCTGGAAGAATCTTATTGAAGATATACCTGCGGCAGTAACATTTTTAAAAGATAATTTATGCAGAGAAAAATTTCAAGTAGATAAAAATAGAATTGTGTTTGTTGGTTATAGTATGGGAGGATTCTCTGCCCTCTTGAATTCGATTCAATTTGATGATATAAAAAATGTTTGTGCGATAGCGCCGTTTAACTTCGGAATGTTTGGACAATTATTAACAATGACTGAAGAAATAAAAAAAAATAGTTCGGAAAGAATGTTACGTGCAAAGGATTTTGTGAACTGTCCCTCTCCGGAAAAACTTTTAGATGAATTGATCCAACATAAAAACGATTGGGATCTTATTAATCATGCCGAAAAACTTTCACAAAAAAATCTTCTTATCATAAGCGCTAAGAATGATACAACAGCACCTATAGAATTGCATCATAAGCCTGTGGTTGGTGCACTCAAACTCGCAAATTCTAACGTTAAAGATTTCATACTTGAAGCCGGTCATTCCTTTTCCGAAAAACGGATTCAACTGATGAGACTAATTTCAGATTGGGTAAACCAAATAAAATTTTAG
- a CDS encoding FGGY-family carbohydrate kinase, with translation MDELAVKAGPGANGLMFTPWMFGERCPLDDEHVRAGLYNVSLDHSREHLVRAVFEGIAFNTRWAMETLENLYSKVEQLNIIGGGAKSDIWCQIFADILNRKINRVSDPQQAGARGIALLASMTLGYIQSFDDIKKYISIDKTFYPDPTKRDLYDKLFVNFKNIYKNNKRWYKRMNKNRSSSQF, from the coding sequence ATGGATGAACTTGCAGTTAAAGCCGGTCCTGGTGCAAATGGTTTAATGTTTACTCCTTGGATGTTTGGCGAAAGATGTCCTCTTGATGATGAGCATGTGAGAGCGGGATTATATAATGTAAGTCTGGATCATTCAAGAGAACATCTTGTTCGTGCTGTGTTCGAAGGAATTGCTTTCAATACTAGATGGGCAATGGAGACGCTTGAAAATTTATATTCGAAGGTGGAACAATTAAATATTATTGGCGGCGGTGCAAAGAGCGATATCTGGTGCCAAATTTTTGCAGACATATTAAACAGAAAAATCAACCGTGTTTCCGATCCTCAACAAGCCGGCGCAAGAGGAATCGCTTTGCTTGCTAGCATGACGCTCGGTTATATCCAATCATTCGATGATATCAAAAAATATATAAGTATTGATAAAACATTTTATCCTGATCCGACAAAACGTGATTTGTACGATAAACTTTTTGTCAACTTCAAAAACATTTACAAAAACAACAAGCGTTGGTACAAACGAATGAACAAAAATCGTTCTTCATCTCAATTCTAA
- a CDS encoding pyridoxal-dependent decarboxylase → MSKIKSYGDMPAEEFKKYGYELIDWAANYIENVGSFPVLPKIKPGDVKNKLPNHAPQSSEPINKIIEDLDKIILPGTTHWQHPNFMAYFNSTASGPGILAELISATFNVNSMLWKSAPASTELEETVLNWFREIINLPKEFWGIIYDTASVSSMHAIAAARENIGLDIRAKGMCGAPKLKLYCSEQAHNSIDKSAITLGIGLDGIRKIQVDSEFRMIPSELEKAIKEDRANGSVPFCVVATIGTTSTTSVDPVEEIAKICTREKIWFHVDAAHAGVTAMLPEMNKHFKGVEHADSFVVNPHKWLFVPVDLSILYTHKPEVLKKAFSLSAEYLKTAEDSSVNNYMDYGIQLGRRFRSLKFWFVLRYFGVEGLQTRLREHIRLGQLFAKWIDENPKFELLAPTPFSTVCFRAKPNGWNDEVKINELNEKLLNAVNATGKIFITHTKLNGIFTIRLCVSGLRTEEKHVELAWNVIQETFQNILNEG, encoded by the coding sequence ATGAGCAAGATCAAGAGTTATGGCGATATGCCTGCAGAAGAATTTAAAAAGTACGGATATGAATTAATTGACTGGGCGGCAAACTATATTGAGAATGTTGGTTCATTTCCTGTTCTGCCTAAAATTAAACCGGGAGATGTGAAAAACAAATTACCTAATCACGCACCGCAATCTAGCGAGCCGATAAATAAAATCATCGAAGACTTAGATAAAATTATTTTACCGGGAACAACTCATTGGCAGCATCCGAACTTTATGGCGTATTTCAATTCAACCGCAAGCGGACCCGGAATTCTTGCAGAACTTATCAGTGCCACGTTTAATGTTAACTCAATGCTTTGGAAATCCGCACCAGCATCAACCGAACTTGAAGAAACCGTTTTAAATTGGTTCAGAGAAATAATTAATCTTCCAAAAGAATTTTGGGGAATCATTTACGATACCGCTTCGGTGAGTTCAATGCATGCTATTGCAGCTGCACGTGAAAATATTGGATTAGATATTCGAGCAAAAGGAATGTGCGGAGCGCCAAAGCTAAAGCTATATTGTTCCGAACAAGCACATAATTCAATTGATAAAAGTGCTATCACGCTCGGCATCGGTTTGGATGGAATTAGAAAAATTCAGGTTGATTCGGAATTCAGAATGATTCCATCCGAGTTGGAGAAAGCAATTAAAGAAGATCGTGCAAATGGCAGTGTTCCGTTCTGTGTTGTTGCGACAATCGGAACAACATCAACAACAAGCGTAGATCCGGTTGAAGAGATAGCGAAAATATGCACGCGGGAAAAAATTTGGTTTCATGTTGATGCGGCACATGCCGGTGTAACTGCAATGCTGCCCGAGATGAACAAACATTTTAAAGGTGTAGAGCATGCAGATTCGTTTGTTGTTAATCCGCATAAGTGGTTGTTCGTTCCGGTTGATTTAAGCATTTTATATACGCACAAACCGGAAGTTCTTAAGAAGGCATTCTCACTTTCTGCAGAATATTTAAAAACCGCAGAAGACTCATCAGTTAATAATTATATGGATTACGGAATACAGCTCGGGCGAAGATTTAGATCATTAAAATTTTGGTTTGTACTGCGTTACTTTGGTGTTGAAGGATTGCAGACAAGATTGAGAGAGCACATCCGTCTCGGACAACTTTTTGCAAAATGGATTGATGAAAATCCTAAATTTGAATTGCTGGCACCAACACCGTTCAGTACAGTTTGTTTCCGTGCAAAACCAAACGGATGGAATGATGAAGTAAAAATAAATGAGCTAAATGAAAAATTATTGAACGCAGTAAACGCAACCGGAAAAATTTTTATTACTCACACAAAATTGAACGGAATATTTACAATACGATTATGTGTTTCGGGATTACGTACTGAAGAAAAACATGTTGAATTAGCGTGGAATGTAATTCAAGAAACATTTCAAAATATTTTGAATGAAGGTTAA
- a CDS encoding FGGY family carbohydrate kinase produces the protein MPEKYIIAHDMGTSADKAILVTVTGKIIDSAKKHYPLYHPKPNYAEQDPLDWWDAVCETTRDVIQKTSINPKDIVGMTFSTQTQNVVALDKDGNPVRNAISWLDGRSADIIREKFWKKPRVMGYNIFRLPKFLIKTGGAPGTTGKDQIGKILWMKYNEPELFAKTRKFIDAKDFIIYKLTGSMVTSVDIAVIWWFLDTRKNKNVWDVKLCKYAEITPDQLSEVKPSAAIAGYVTKEASVKTGLLEGTPIVNGAGDLASAALGSAAIDEGELHISLGTSGWVAGHFSKRKIDLAHYTGCIGSAYPDKYYLGMAHQETAGICLEWLKNKILYHEEILKEE, from the coding sequence ATGCCAGAGAAATATATAATTGCACATGATATGGGTACAAGTGCTGATAAAGCAATTCTTGTTACCGTAACCGGCAAGATTATTGATTCAGCAAAAAAACATTATCCGTTGTATCACCCAAAACCAAATTATGCAGAACAAGATCCGCTTGATTGGTGGGATGCGGTCTGCGAAACAACAAGAGATGTAATTCAAAAAACTTCGATCAATCCGAAAGATATTGTCGGAATGACTTTTTCAACACAAACTCAAAATGTTGTTGCGTTGGATAAAGACGGTAACCCGGTTCGTAATGCTATTAGCTGGCTCGATGGAAGAAGTGCCGATATCATTCGCGAAAAGTTTTGGAAGAAACCAAGAGTGATGGGATACAACATCTTTCGGCTTCCTAAATTCTTAATTAAAACCGGAGGAGCGCCGGGTACAACCGGAAAAGATCAGATAGGAAAAATTTTATGGATGAAATATAATGAGCCGGAATTATTTGCGAAGACCAGAAAATTTATTGATGCAAAAGATTTTATCATTTATAAATTAACCGGAAGTATGGTAACATCTGTTGATATTGCAGTAATCTGGTGGTTTCTAGATACAAGAAAAAATAAAAATGTGTGGGATGTAAAACTTTGTAAGTATGCAGAGATTACTCCCGATCAATTGAGCGAAGTAAAACCAAGCGCAGCCATTGCAGGCTATGTTACAAAAGAAGCATCTGTTAAAACCGGATTATTGGAAGGAACTCCGATTGTAAACGGCGCCGGAGATTTGGCATCTGCCGCTTTAGGTTCCGCAGCTATTGATGAAGGTGAACTTCACATCAGCTTAGGAACAAGCGGTTGGGTTGCCGGGCATTTTTCAAAAAGAAAAATTGACCTTGCACATTATACAGGTTGTATCGGAAGTGCATATCCAGATAAATATTATTTGGGAATGGCACATCAGGAAACTGCGGGAATTTGTCTAGAGTGGTTGAAAAATAAAATTCTTTATCACGAAGAAATACTAAAAGAAGAATAG
- a CDS encoding alpha/beta hydrolase, producing MEINLIEFCAPGTIFKEEMIPISENVQLKLITFTPPLINNNPAVVFVPGWISMIKGWHEVLKEMTKDFTVYYLETREKISSQIKEKADYSVEEIGNDIIRLIEILKLQNRKYILLGSSLGATSILNCCKDLQVKPFSLILIGPNAEFRIPPWGVLVIKLFYPPLYNFIKPYLKWYLKTFRMNVKHDYEQYEKYSSVLNFADPWKLKKAALSVYKYSVWNLLDKIEYPTLILGGSKDKLHEPENLKRIVSSMKNATYVDMETNKGTHSKKVVYEIRKYLANI from the coding sequence ATGGAAATTAATTTAATAGAATTCTGTGCACCAGGAACAATATTCAAAGAAGAGATGATTCCCATCTCTGAAAATGTTCAGCTCAAACTAATCACATTCACTCCGCCTTTAATAAATAATAATCCGGCAGTTGTTTTCGTTCCCGGATGGATTTCTATGATTAAAGGCTGGCATGAGGTTTTGAAGGAGATGACAAAAGATTTCACGGTTTATTATCTAGAGACAAGAGAAAAAATTTCATCTCAGATAAAAGAGAAAGCCGATTACAGCGTTGAAGAAATAGGTAATGATATAATTCGGCTAATTGAGATTTTAAAACTGCAAAACCGAAAATATATTTTGTTGGGAAGTTCTCTAGGAGCAACATCAATATTGAATTGTTGTAAAGATTTACAAGTGAAACCATTTAGTTTAATTCTCATTGGTCCCAATGCAGAATTCCGTATACCGCCGTGGGGCGTTCTTGTTATAAAATTATTTTATCCTCCTCTATATAATTTTATTAAACCGTATTTAAAATGGTATTTAAAAACTTTTCGGATGAATGTTAAACATGATTACGAACAATATGAAAAGTACAGCAGCGTTTTGAATTTTGCAGATCCTTGGAAACTGAAAAAAGCAGCACTTTCTGTTTACAAATATTCTGTTTGGAATTTACTGGATAAAATTGAGTATCCGACTTTAATTCTTGGTGGATCAAAAGATAAACTGCATGAACCGGAAAATTTAAAAAGAATTGTATCATCAATGAAAAATGCAACATATGTTGATATGGAGACCAATAAAGGAACTCATAGCAAAAAAGTGGTTTATGAGATTAGAAAATATCTTGCAAACATCTGA
- a CDS encoding proline--tRNA ligase, with amino-acid sequence MRVSKSFIPTLKEVPNDAVIPSHILMIRAGLVRQVSAGIYSWLPLGYKVLRKIMDIIREEMNAIGGQEFHFPALNPKEIWEQTGRVEAFGDILFHIKNRDYVLAPTHEEIVAYHAKGSIASYKDLPQIWYQIQTKFRNEPRPRSGVIRGRQFIMKDAYTLDRDEAGLDVGYALHDKAYRAIFDRCGLKYFVVGASSGAMGGSKSEEFMVKSDAGEDTVAYCEKCGYASNAEVAQSVAQSVQRQKESKELFEISTPNVHTIDELCEFLKIDEHETAKSRIYIHDSKPVLVLMLGNDEVNETKLANVLGGNVRPAHPEELKEISGADAGSIGPIGFPHRIIADNLLKDGNNLYSGANKNDFHIGGIDLKRDVQKCEYFDLRTAENGEKCIRCGSTLDVFKAIELGHIFKLGTKYSVALGVLYLDENGKEHPIVMGSYGIGVERIFACFLEQNYDEKGIIWKKPLNPFDIHLIGLNMKNDLVSKTCEKLYIDLIAEGYEVLFDDRLEASAGFKFNDADLLGMPVQLIVGEKNLKDGKVEVKNRKTGEKKIVELNQLNSILKELI; translated from the coding sequence ATGAGAGTAAGTAAATCGTTTATTCCGACCTTAAAAGAAGTACCTAATGATGCGGTAATTCCGAGTCACATTTTAATGATCCGTGCTGGATTAGTAAGACAAGTATCAGCCGGAATATATTCATGGCTGCCGCTTGGATATAAAGTTCTAAGAAAAATTATGGATATCATCCGCGAAGAGATGAATGCAATCGGCGGACAGGAATTTCATTTTCCGGCATTAAATCCAAAAGAAATTTGGGAACAGACCGGAAGAGTTGAAGCATTCGGAGATATTCTTTTTCATATTAAGAACCGCGATTATGTTTTAGCTCCGACGCACGAAGAGATTGTTGCATATCATGCTAAGGGTTCCATCGCTTCTTACAAAGATCTGCCGCAAATCTGGTATCAGATACAGACTAAGTTTAGAAATGAACCGCGTCCGAGAAGCGGAGTTATACGCGGAAGACAATTTATTATGAAGGATGCTTACACACTCGACCGTGATGAAGCCGGGTTGGATGTTGGTTATGCTCTTCATGATAAAGCTTACCGGGCAATTTTTGACCGCTGCGGGTTAAAATATTTTGTTGTAGGTGCTTCAAGCGGTGCAATGGGCGGAAGTAAATCCGAAGAGTTTATGGTTAAGAGTGATGCTGGCGAAGATACTGTTGCTTATTGCGAGAAGTGCGGATATGCTTCCAATGCTGAAGTTGCACAGTCTGTTGCTCAATCAGTTCAGCGTCAAAAAGAATCGAAGGAACTTTTTGAAATATCAACACCGAATGTTCACACAATAGATGAACTTTGCGAATTCTTAAAAATTGATGAACACGAAACCGCTAAGTCAAGAATTTACATTCACGATAGCAAACCTGTTTTAGTTTTAATGCTCGGTAACGATGAAGTGAATGAAACAAAACTAGCAAATGTTCTCGGCGGGAATGTTCGTCCCGCACATCCTGAAGAACTGAAAGAGATTTCTGGTGCAGATGCCGGTTCAATCGGTCCGATCGGATTTCCACATAGAATAATTGCAGATAATCTATTGAAGGATGGAAATAATCTTTACAGCGGTGCGAACAAAAATGATTTTCACATCGGCGGAATAGATTTGAAGCGTGACGTTCAGAAATGTGAATACTTTGATCTGCGTACAGCAGAGAACGGAGAAAAATGTATCCGATGCGGTTCAACTTTAGATGTGTTCAAAGCAATAGAACTCGGACACATTTTCAAACTCGGGACAAAATATTCTGTAGCGCTTGGCGTACTTTATCTTGATGAAAACGGGAAAGAACATCCGATAGTGATGGGAAGTTACGGTATTGGTGTGGAAAGAATCTTTGCTTGCTTCCTTGAGCAGAATTATGATGAGAAAGGAATTATTTGGAAAAAACCTCTCAACCCATTTGATATTCATTTGATCGGATTGAATATGAAAAACGATCTCGTTTCCAAAACTTGTGAAAAACTTTACATTGATTTGATTGCAGAAGGTTACGAGGTGCTGTTTGATGACCGTCTTGAAGCGAGTGCAGGATTCAAATTCAATGATGCGGATTTGCTTGGAATGCCTGTTCAATTAATTGTAGGCGAGAAAAATTTGAAGGACGGCAAAGTTGAAGTGAAAAACAGAAAAACCGGTGAGAAAAAAATAGTTGAACTTAACCAATTGAATTCTATTCTAAAAGAATTGATTTAA
- a CDS encoding DUF1569 domain-containing protein translates to MKTLYQKEVVDGIINRVNKLSPNIQRQWGKMNVDQMLAHCSIGLETAIGTKFFPQLLIGKLIGKFFKSSGVGEKPIKKNSPTNPAFIIKNPEAFENEKQNLIGLINQFHQGGEAKCTTNPHSFFGKLTPAEWGSLQYKHLDHHLTQFGV, encoded by the coding sequence ATGAAGACTCTATATCAAAAAGAAGTTGTTGATGGAATTATTAACAGAGTAAATAAACTTTCCCCTAACATTCAAAGGCAATGGGGAAAGATGAATGTTGATCAAATGCTGGCACATTGTTCAATCGGTTTGGAAACGGCAATCGGTACAAAATTTTTTCCGCAACTCCTTATAGGAAAGTTAATTGGTAAATTCTTTAAATCTTCTGGAGTCGGAGAAAAACCGATCAAGAAAAATAGTCCCACAAATCCAGCTTTTATTATTAAAAACCCGGAAGCATTTGAAAACGAAAAACAAAATCTTATCGGATTGATTAATCAATTTCATCAAGGCGGAGAAGCAAAGTGCACTACAAATCCGCATTCCTTTTTCGGAAAATTAACGCCAGCCGAGTGGGGTTCATTGCAGTATAAACATCTTGATCATCATCTTACACAGTTTGGTGTTTGA
- a CDS encoding NifU family protein has product MLLVQDVDLTPNPQALKFVINEKLLIKETRNFKTKEEAQNDPLAKGIFEISGVVSVFYMDKFITIEKEAKVAWGQIQRPFVEFIKNFDKSLIPAENVSTIVNSEEETALLKKVNEILDQRVRPALAGDGGGLEVTGMEGYILKIKYQGACGSCPSSIRGTLVAIENLLRREVNPSIEVVSAD; this is encoded by the coding sequence ATGTTACTAGTTCAAGATGTAGATCTTACACCGAATCCGCAGGCACTTAAATTTGTTATAAATGAAAAACTTTTAATTAAAGAAACGCGCAATTTTAAAACAAAAGAAGAAGCTCAGAATGATCCGCTGGCAAAAGGCATTTTTGAAATTTCCGGAGTTGTTTCTGTTTTTTATATGGATAAATTTATTACGATCGAAAAAGAAGCTAAAGTTGCCTGGGGACAAATACAGCGTCCGTTTGTTGAGTTCATCAAAAATTTTGATAAGTCGTTGATACCGGCAGAAAATGTAAGTACAATAGTCAACAGCGAAGAAGAAACTGCACTTCTTAAAAAAGTAAATGAAATATTAGATCAGCGTGTTCGCCCCGCGCTTGCAGGAGATGGCGGCGGACTTGAAGTTACCGGGATGGAAGGTTATATACTTAAGATTAAATATCAAGGCGCTTGTGGCAGCTGTCCCAGTTCTATTAGAGGAACTTTGGTAGCAATTGAGAATTTATTACGCCGGGAAGTGAATCCTTCCATAGAAGTAGTTTCTGCAGATTAA
- the rsmI gene encoding 16S rRNA (cytidine(1402)-2'-O)-methyltransferase, which translates to MNSKLYIVSTPIGNYKDISFRAVNVLKSVDFVICEEFKEARRLLSHYQIEKELISLNEHNEKESSQEILQKIKEGKSAALISDCGTPLFSDPGNLLVQMCVTAKIDVVPIPGASSLLPALVGSGFNLDKFYYAGWLSQKSDMRKKELLRLKSVKELIVLMETPYRLKAILTDISKIFGGSTKIVVAFNLTLPTEKFFRGTVSEILKSVSEKNLKGEFVLLINNK; encoded by the coding sequence ATGAATTCAAAGCTGTACATTGTTTCTACACCTATCGGTAACTACAAAGATATTTCTTTCCGTGCGGTCAACGTTCTAAAGTCGGTTGATTTTGTTATTTGTGAAGAATTCAAGGAAGCGAGACGATTACTTTCTCACTATCAAATAGAAAAAGAATTAATCTCACTTAATGAACACAACGAAAAAGAATCTTCTCAAGAAATTCTTCAAAAAATCAAAGAAGGAAAATCTGCTGCGTTAATCTCTGATTGCGGCACTCCACTCTTTTCAGATCCCGGAAACCTACTTGTCCAAATGTGTGTAACAGCAAAGATTGACGTTGTTCCAATCCCCGGCGCAAGTTCATTGCTGCCCGCACTTGTTGGTTCGGGTTTCAATCTTGATAAATTCTATTACGCCGGTTGGCTCTCACAGAAAAGTGATATGCGCAAGAAAGAATTACTTAGGTTAAAGAGCGTTAAAGAATTAATTGTTCTAATGGAAACGCCATACCGGTTAAAAGCAATCTTAACTGACATTTCAAAAATATTCGGCGGTTCAACAAAAATTGTTGTAGCATTCAATCTAACACTTCCAACAGAAAAGTTTTTTAGAGGAACTGTTTCTGAGATATTAAAATCAGTATCCGAGAAAAATCTTAAAGGTGAGTTTGTTCTATTAATCAATAATAAATAA
- a CDS encoding alpha-amylase family glycosyl hydrolase: MLYNQSLYEINTRIWLRRFDQGIIKSTLNDVPNSYWDNLAKKGIDYIWLMGIWKTCNSVIDRCCFEEGLKKSYDRALKGWKREDVVGSPYAVDVYEINHELGDHKSLLELKSRLNKKGMKLILDFVPNHFSADTRLIKTNPGIFLSVDKELFNRDPHTYYQPNNNEQKYYAHGRDPFFPAWQDTIQINIFSKEARQFHINTLISLTKVCDGVRCDMSMLLLNNIFKNTWGGVLGKNGFDNYETEFWTEAISEIKNERADFIFIAEAYWDLEYDLQQIGFDFTYDKKLTDRLKYAPEKEIHDHLLADYDYQKKSLRFIENHDEERAAAILGKEKSKAAAVIISTIQGMRFYYDGQFEGKKIKLPVQLVREPEEQTNIELRDFYNKLLTITSHEIFNRGKWILLEPESSLDNNTTFSNILAWIWSFKDEKRLVVVNYSETLSTCRIKLDVRGYPEDFLIKDLLNDQSYMRSAEEVYNSGLYIELKPFQSHIFTY; the protein is encoded by the coding sequence ATGCTTTACAATCAATCTCTTTACGAAATTAATACCCGTATCTGGCTCCGAAGATTTGATCAAGGAATTATCAAATCAACTTTGAACGATGTGCCGAATTCATACTGGGACAATCTCGCGAAAAAGGGAATCGATTATATCTGGTTAATGGGAATTTGGAAAACATGTAATTCAGTAATTGACAGATGTTGTTTTGAAGAAGGATTAAAAAAAAGTTACGACCGTGCATTAAAGGGTTGGAAACGGGAAGATGTGGTCGGTTCGCCTTATGCAGTAGATGTTTACGAAATCAATCATGAGTTAGGCGATCATAAATCTTTGCTTGAATTAAAATCCCGCTTGAATAAAAAGGGAATGAAACTCATTCTTGATTTCGTTCCAAATCATTTTAGTGCGGACACCAGGTTAATCAAAACAAATCCCGGTATTTTTCTTTCGGTTGATAAAGAACTCTTCAACCGCGATCCGCACACGTATTACCAGCCAAATAATAATGAGCAGAAATATTATGCTCATGGCAGAGATCCTTTTTTCCCGGCATGGCAGGATACTATCCAGATAAATATTTTCAGCAAAGAGGCAAGACAGTTCCATATTAACACTCTGATTTCATTAACAAAAGTGTGTGATGGTGTCCGCTGCGATATGTCAATGCTTTTACTTAACAATATTTTTAAGAATACTTGGGGCGGAGTGTTAGGTAAAAATGGTTTTGATAATTATGAAACAGAATTCTGGACGGAAGCGATATCAGAAATTAAAAATGAGAGAGCGGATTTTATTTTTATTGCCGAAGCTTACTGGGATCTTGAATATGATCTTCAACAGATCGGGTTCGATTTTACTTATGACAAGAAATTGACCGATCGTTTGAAATATGCACCGGAAAAAGAAATTCACGATCATCTTCTTGCAGATTATGATTATCAAAAAAAATCATTGCGCTTCATTGAAAACCATGATGAAGAACGGGCAGCAGCTATTCTTGGAAAAGAAAAATCTAAAGCAGCGGCGGTAATAATAAGCACAATTCAAGGAATGCGTTTTTATTATGACGGACAATTTGAGGGGAAGAAAATTAAACTTCCGGTACAACTTGTAAGAGAACCCGAAGAGCAAACGAACATTGAGTTAAGAGATTTTTATAATAAGCTTCTAACGATTACTTCGCACGAAATTTTTAACAGAGGTAAATGGATACTTTTAGAACCGGAATCTTCTTTGGATAATAACACTACATTTTCAAATATCCTTGCTTGGATTTGGAGCTTTAAAGATGAGAAGCGTCTTGTAGTGGTTAATTATTCTGAAACTCTTTCAACTTGCCGTATAAAATTGGATGTTCGCGGTTACCCTGAAGATTTTTTAATTAAAGATTTATTGAATGATCAATCCTATATGCGATCGGCAGAGGAAGTTTATAATAGCGGTTTATATATAGAGCTAAAACCTTTCCAATCACACATTTTTACTTATTGA